A window from Actinomycetospora corticicola encodes these proteins:
- the nrdR gene encoding transcriptional regulator NrdR: MRCPFCRNDDSRVVDSREADEGQAIRRRRSCTACGKRFTTVEEAVLAVVKRSGVTEPFSRDKVVRGVARACQGRPVDPDALALLAHQVEETVRASGTAEVPSHEVGMAILGPLRELDAVAYLRFASVYRNFSCVADFEAEIADLRGRLAAEPEDQGTEHESV, from the coding sequence GTGCGCTGCCCGTTCTGCCGCAACGACGACTCGCGCGTCGTCGACTCGCGCGAGGCCGACGAGGGGCAGGCGATCCGTCGCCGCCGCTCCTGCACGGCGTGCGGGAAGCGGTTCACCACCGTCGAGGAGGCCGTGCTCGCGGTGGTCAAGCGCAGCGGGGTCACCGAGCCGTTCAGCCGCGACAAGGTCGTGCGCGGGGTGGCCCGCGCCTGCCAGGGCCGTCCGGTCGACCCGGACGCGTTGGCCCTGCTGGCGCACCAGGTGGAGGAGACGGTGCGGGCGTCGGGCACGGCCGAGGTGCCGAGCCACGAGGTCGGGATGGCGATCCTGGGTCCGCTGCGGGAGCTCGACGCCGTGGCCTACCTGCGGTTCGCCAGCGTCTACCGGAACTTCTCCTGCGTGGCCGACTTCGAGGCCGAGATCGCCGACCTCCGGGGTCGGCTCGCCGCGGAGCCGGAGGACCAGGGAACAGAGCACGAATCAGTGTGA
- a CDS encoding LysM peptidoglycan-binding domain-containing protein → MDVIHVAPAPAVVLRRRRTVAAVVLAALLVGLLALVVRLGADVVGPAGPVAPVPAGTAVTVVAPGETLLDVAARVAPGSERSAVVERIRDANHLSSSLVTPGRPLVVPAAP, encoded by the coding sequence ATGGATGTGATTCATGTCGCTCCCGCGCCTGCGGTGGTGCTGCGCCGGCGACGGACCGTCGCGGCGGTCGTGCTCGCCGCGCTGCTCGTGGGCCTGCTGGCCCTGGTGGTCCGGCTCGGTGCGGACGTCGTCGGCCCGGCCGGTCCCGTAGCGCCGGTGCCCGCCGGTACGGCGGTCACGGTCGTGGCGCCGGGGGAGACCCTGCTCGACGTGGCGGCCCGGGTGGCGCCGGGTTCCGAGCGGAGCGCGGTGGTCGAGCGCATCCGCGACGCGAACCACCTCTCGTCGTCCCTGGTCACTCCCGGTCGCCCCCTCGTGGTCCCCGCCGCCCCCTGA
- a CDS encoding vitamin B12-dependent ribonucleotide reductase produces the protein MTETVGSGTSTSGAPDGAAGRGLSITRVHTTEGVHPYDGVEWERRDVVMTNWRDGSINFEQRGVEFPSTWSVNATNIVTSKYFRGAVGTPQRESSLRQLIDRVVRSYTEAGRTHAYFATPADAEIFSDELTWMLLHQYFSFNSPVWFNVGTASPQQVSACFILSVDDTMESILNWYREEGLIFKGGSGAGLNLSRIRSSKELLSSGGTASGPVSFMRGADASAGTIKSGGATRRAAKMVVLDVDHPDIAEFVETKRAEERKIRVLRDAGFDMDLGGADIASVQYQNANNSVRVTDEFMRAVQSGGQFGLRARMTHEVIESVDAKGLFRQMAEAAWECADPGLQYDDTINDWHTSPESGRITASNPCSEYLHLDNSSCNLASLNLMKFLGDDGRFDVEGFTRSVELVITAMDISICFADFPTPEIGETTRAFRQLGIGYANLGALLMATGHAYDSAGGQALAAAITSLMTGTAYRRSAELAGAVAPYDGFARNADAHRRVMRKHAAANDAIRTLHREDARIRDAATKQWQDGLDIGARNGWRNAQASVLAPTGTIGFMMDCDTTGVEPDFSLVKFKKLVGGGSMQIVNQTVPRALEALGYQGEQIEAIVEFIAEHGHVVDAPGLRPEHYEVFDCAMGERAIAPMGHVRMMAAVQPFISGAISKTVNMPERATVEDVEEIYFESWKSGLKALAIYRDNCKVGQPLSAGKTGGSTAESTTGAEVATTDHRPVRKRLPKKRPSETVSFAVAGAEGYMTAGSYPDDGLGEIFVKMSKQGSTLAGVMDAFSMAISIALQYGVPLETYVSKFVNMRFEPAGMTDDPDVRMATSIVDYLFRRIALDHLPYEKRAQLGIFSADERTAQVANDYGQAPAAPVEVVEELRTTVDAADEPAKPAGVRKADISVGSSTELLELQQGKAADAPLCLTCGTKMRPAGSCYVCEGCGSTSGCS, from the coding sequence ATGACGGAGACCGTCGGGTCCGGCACGAGCACGAGCGGCGCGCCGGACGGCGCGGCCGGTCGGGGCCTGTCGATCACGCGCGTCCACACCACCGAGGGGGTCCACCCGTACGACGGGGTGGAGTGGGAGCGCCGTGACGTCGTCATGACCAACTGGCGCGACGGCTCGATCAACTTCGAGCAGCGCGGCGTCGAGTTCCCCTCGACGTGGTCGGTGAACGCCACGAACATCGTCACGAGCAAGTACTTCCGCGGGGCGGTCGGCACCCCGCAGCGCGAGTCGAGCCTGCGCCAGCTGATCGACCGCGTGGTGCGCAGCTACACCGAGGCGGGCCGCACCCACGCCTACTTCGCCACGCCCGCCGACGCGGAGATCTTCTCCGACGAGCTGACCTGGATGCTGCTGCACCAGTACTTCAGCTTCAACTCGCCGGTCTGGTTCAACGTCGGCACGGCCTCGCCGCAGCAGGTCAGCGCCTGCTTCATCCTCTCCGTGGACGACACCATGGAGTCGATCCTCAACTGGTACCGCGAGGAGGGGCTGATCTTCAAGGGCGGCTCCGGCGCCGGCCTCAACCTCTCGCGCATCCGCTCCTCCAAGGAGCTGCTCTCCTCCGGCGGCACCGCCTCCGGCCCGGTCTCGTTCATGCGCGGCGCCGACGCGTCCGCCGGGACGATCAAGTCCGGCGGGGCGACCCGGCGGGCCGCGAAAATGGTCGTGCTCGACGTCGACCACCCCGACATCGCGGAGTTCGTCGAGACCAAGCGCGCCGAGGAGAGGAAGATCCGCGTCCTGCGCGACGCCGGCTTCGACATGGACCTCGGCGGCGCCGACATCGCCTCCGTGCAGTACCAGAACGCCAACAACTCGGTCCGGGTCACCGACGAGTTCATGCGGGCCGTGCAGTCCGGCGGGCAGTTCGGGCTCCGCGCCCGGATGACGCACGAGGTCATCGAGTCCGTCGACGCCAAGGGCCTGTTCCGCCAGATGGCCGAGGCGGCGTGGGAGTGCGCCGACCCGGGCCTGCAGTACGACGACACGATCAACGACTGGCACACCTCGCCGGAGTCCGGTCGCATCACCGCGTCGAACCCCTGCTCGGAGTACCTGCACCTGGACAACTCCAGCTGCAACCTCGCCTCGCTGAACCTCATGAAGTTCCTGGGCGACGACGGCCGCTTCGACGTCGAGGGCTTCACGCGCTCGGTCGAGCTCGTCATCACCGCGATGGACATCTCCATCTGCTTCGCCGACTTCCCGACGCCGGAGATCGGCGAGACCACCCGGGCCTTCCGGCAGCTGGGGATCGGCTACGCCAACCTCGGTGCGCTGCTGATGGCCACCGGCCACGCGTACGACTCCGCGGGCGGCCAAGCGCTCGCCGCGGCGATCACCTCGCTGATGACCGGCACCGCCTACCGGCGCTCCGCCGAGCTCGCCGGCGCCGTCGCGCCCTACGACGGGTTCGCCCGCAACGCCGACGCCCACCGTCGGGTCATGCGCAAGCACGCCGCGGCGAACGACGCGATCCGCACGCTGCACCGCGAGGACGCCCGGATCCGCGACGCCGCCACGAAGCAGTGGCAGGACGGCCTGGACATCGGCGCCCGCAACGGGTGGCGCAACGCGCAGGCCAGCGTGCTCGCCCCCACCGGCACCATCGGCTTCATGATGGACTGCGACACCACCGGGGTGGAGCCGGACTTCTCGCTGGTCAAGTTCAAGAAGCTGGTCGGCGGCGGCTCGATGCAGATCGTCAACCAGACGGTGCCGCGCGCGCTGGAGGCCCTCGGGTACCAGGGCGAGCAGATCGAGGCGATCGTCGAGTTCATCGCCGAGCACGGCCACGTCGTCGACGCCCCGGGCCTGCGTCCCGAGCACTACGAGGTCTTCGACTGCGCCATGGGTGAGCGGGCCATCGCGCCGATGGGCCACGTGCGGATGATGGCGGCCGTCCAGCCGTTCATCTCCGGCGCGATCTCCAAGACGGTGAACATGCCCGAGCGGGCCACCGTCGAGGACGTCGAGGAGATCTACTTCGAGTCCTGGAAGTCCGGGCTCAAGGCGCTCGCGATCTACCGCGACAACTGCAAGGTCGGGCAGCCGCTGTCGGCCGGCAAGACCGGCGGGTCGACCGCGGAGTCCACCACCGGCGCCGAGGTCGCGACCACCGACCACCGCCCGGTGCGCAAGCGCCTCCCGAAGAAGCGCCCCAGCGAGACGGTGTCGTTCGCGGTCGCCGGCGCCGAGGGCTACATGACGGCGGGCTCCTACCCCGACGACGGCCTCGGCGAGATCTTCGTCAAGATGTCGAAGCAGGGGTCCACGCTCGCCGGCGTCATGGACGCGTTCTCGATGGCGATCTCCATCGCGCTGCAGTACGGGGTGCCGCTGGAGACCTACGTGTCGAAGTTCGTGAACATGCGCTTCGAGCCCGCGGGCATGACCGACGACCCGGACGTGCGGATGGCGACGAGCATCGTCGACTACCTGTTCCGCCGGATCGCCCTCGACCACCTGCCCTACGAGAAGCGGGCGCAGCTCGGCATCTTCTCGGCGGACGAGCGCACCGCGCAGGTGGCGAACGACTACGGGCAGGCCCCGGCCGCTCCGGTGGAGGTCGTCGAGGAGCTCCGCACGACGGTCGACGCGGCCGACGAGCCCGCCAAGCCGGCCGGCGTGCGCAAGGCCGACATCTCGGTGGGCAGCTCGACCGAGCTGCTCGAGCTGCAGCAGGGCAAGGCGGCCGACGCGCCGCTGTGCCTGACCTGCGGCACCAAGATGCGGCCCGCCGGCTCCTGCTACGTCTGCGAGGGCTGCGGCTCCACCAGCGGCTGCAGCTAG